From the Pseudarthrobacter sp. MM222 genome, one window contains:
- a CDS encoding nucleoside deaminase, with protein MSTTVTAEQYLARAIRLATANVLNSGGPFGAVVVAADGQTFDGVNRVTADNDPTAHAEVTAIRAACRELGTFDLSGAVLYTSCEPCPMCLASALWARVQRVVYAADRHDAASVGFDDAVFYEYFENRNRNSLMPVAKLELGDPGAPAPLEPFNTWNKLESRIEY; from the coding sequence ATGAGTACCACCGTCACGGCCGAACAGTACCTGGCCAGAGCCATCCGGTTGGCCACGGCCAACGTCCTGAACAGCGGCGGCCCTTTCGGGGCGGTGGTGGTGGCGGCTGACGGCCAGACGTTCGACGGCGTCAACCGCGTCACCGCCGACAACGATCCCACCGCCCACGCCGAGGTCACCGCGATCCGCGCGGCATGCCGGGAACTGGGCACGTTCGATCTTAGTGGCGCCGTCCTCTACACCAGCTGCGAGCCCTGCCCCATGTGCCTTGCGTCCGCCCTCTGGGCCCGCGTCCAGCGCGTTGTCTATGCCGCGGACCGCCACGACGCCGCATCCGTGGGGTTCGATGATGCCGTCTTTTATGAATACTTTGAAAACCGGAACAGGAATTCCCTGATGCCGGTGGCCAAGCTGGAGCTGGGCGACCCCGGCGCACCCGCGCCGCTGGAGCCATTCAACACCTGGAACAAGCTCGAATCCAGGATCGAATACTAG